Proteins from one Puntigrus tetrazona isolate hp1 chromosome 10, ASM1883169v1, whole genome shotgun sequence genomic window:
- the LOC122352591 gene encoding cytochrome b-c1 complex subunit 2, mitochondrial, with protein MTGFRGFTHLSRRCYAAAARRSEALTEPLVARNLAAAPSLPPQDVQVSKLPSGLLIASLENYSPVSKIGVFVKAGSRYETAENLGVTHILRLAGNLTTKGASAFRICRGLEAVGASLSVTSSREHMVYSLDYLRDDFDGVIEYLINVTTAPDFRPWELSDLSQRVKIDKAVADQSPQIGVLEKLHEAAYKNSLSNSLYCSDHMVGKFSVDHLQQFFSNNYTSGRMALVGLGVSHAALKKVGERFSVRTGTGAAGAKAVYRGGELRVQSGGSLVHALLACEGAAVGSAEADAFSVLQRLLGAGPHVKRGSNITSKLSQGIGKATAQPFDATAFSAAYSDSGLFGVYAISQADSAREVIGAAVAQVTAVAEGRLTAEDLTRAKSQLKTDYLMSLESSEGLLEELGVQVLSSGAYSSPQSVTENIDSVTSGDVVNAAKKFVESKKTMSCCGHLANTPFVDEL; from the exons ATGACGGGGTTCAGAGGTTTCACTCATCTCTCC AGACGCTGTTATGCCGCTGCCGCCAGGAGGAGCGAGGCATTGACTGAACCTCTGGTCGCCCGAAATCTCGCAGCAGCGCCGTCCCTCCCTCCCCAGGACGTCCAG GTGTCCAAGCTTCCCAGCGGTCTTCTCATCGCCTCTCTGGAGAACTACTCTCCGGTCTCTAAAATCGGTGTGTTTGTGAAAGCCGGCAGCCGCTACGAGACTGCAGAAAACCTGGGCGTCACTCACATCCTGAGATTAGCGGGAAATCTG ACCACTAAAGGTGCTTCGGCGTTCAGGATCTGTCGGGGTCTGGAGGCGGTGGGCGCCAGTTTGAg tgtgaCTTCATCGAGGGAACACATGGTCTATTCTCTGGACTATCTAAGGGATGATTT TGACGGCGTCATAGAGTACCTGATCAATGTGACCACCGCTCCTGACTTCAGACCCTGGGAGCTGTCTGACCTCTCGCAGAGGGTCAAGATAGACAAGGCCGTGGCGGACCAGAGCCCGCAGATAG GTGTTCTGGAGAAGCTGCACGAAGCTGCGTATAAGAACTCTTTATCCAACTCTCTGTACTGTTCAGACCACATGGTGGGGAAGTTTAGTGTTGATCAT CTGCAACAGTTCTTCTCCAATAATTACACCAGCGGTAGAATGGCCCTCGTTGGATTAG GCGTCAGTCATGCTGCTCTGAAGAAGGTGGGCGAGCGGTTCAGTGTCCGTACAGGGACTGGTGCGGCGGGGGCTAAAGCCGTTTACCGCGGCG GTGAGCTGCGCGTGCAGAGCGGTGGATCTCTGGTTCATGCCCTGCTGGCGTGCGAAGGAGCCGCGGTGGGCTCGGCGGAGGCCGACGCCTTCAGCGTGCTGCAGAGGCTTCTGGGAGCAGGGCCGCATGTCAAGAGAGGATCCAACATCACCAGCAAACTCAGCCAGGGCATCGGCAAAGCCACCGCACAGCCCTTTGAC GCCACGGCTTTCAGTGCTGCTTACTCGGACTCCGGCCTCTTCGGTGTGTACGCCATCTCGCAAGCGGACTCGGCCCGCGAG GTGATCGGTGCAGCCGTGGCACAGGTGACGGCTGTAGCTGAGGGAAGACTCACTGCAGAAGACCTCACCAGAGCCAA GAGCCAGCTGAAGACCGATTATCTGATGTCTTTGGAGAGCTCAGAAGGTCTGCTGGAGGAGCTGGGGGTTCAGGTTTTGAGCAGCGGCGCGTACAGCTCACCGCAGTCTGTGACGGAGAACATCGACTCGGTGACCTCCGGCGACGTTGTCAAC
- the snu13a gene encoding SNU13 homolog, small nuclear ribonucleoprotein a (U4/U6.U5), whose product MAEPDVNPKAYPLADATLTKTILDLVQQAANYKQLRKGANEATKTLNRGIAEFIVMAADAEPLEIILHLPLLCEDKNVPYVFVRSKQALGRACGVSRPVIATSVTIKEGSQLKPQIQSVQMAIERLLV is encoded by the exons ATG GCTGAACCAGACGTGAACCCTAAAGCTTATCCTCTGGCCGACGCCACTCTCACCAAAACCATCCTGGACCTGGTTCAACAAGCGGCCAATTacaaacagctgagaaaagGGGCCAACGAAG CCACCAAAACCCTGAACCGTGGCATCGCGGAGTTCATCGTGATGGCAGCCGACGCCGAACCTCTGGAGATCATCCTTCACCTCCCTCTGCTGTGCGAGGACAAGAACGTCCCGTACGTGTTTGTGCGCTCCAAGCAGGCCTTGGGCCGCGCGTGCGGGGTGTCCCGGCCCGTCATCGCCACCTCCGTCACCATCAAAGAGGGCTCTCAGCTCAAGCCTCAGATTCAGTCGGTGCAGATGGCCATTGAGAGGCTGCTGGTCTGA
- the si:ch211-256e16.3 gene encoding kelch-like protein 20: MEIMAVNLLATSPSTSTLPPSPCVEDSGFPLSSLDSEDYVFVETRHPNKVLEGLNSLRLNNAFCDVTLCCGGQEFPCHRIVLASFSSYFQAMFSTDLMESRQERVAINGVEPQMIGMLVSYAYTAEVVISKANVQALLAAANLLDVMAVREACCRFMERQMDEMNCVGIHCFAEAHSCRELERRSMEYIQQHFSTVCQQEEFLSLCADKLTEIVSSDHLNVPKEETVFEAAVVWLEKNPSRRQSFEKVLEHIRLPLISPYYIHDVIETLDVVKESLKCQKLISEAKDYLLLQDRRGELYSPRARPRRATGTAEVIVTVGGEDDKVVLRSVESFDPLTSQWKSLACLPFAVSKHGLVVSGSMLYLAGGEFPDGSASREMWRYDPCFDSWTEMAPMNVARSELGLVMLDGYVFAVGGWEGRSRLDSVECYNPQTNTWQFMESVKMAVTSPAVVALDGLLYVTGGAVLEDGDGTNLAQVYNPKTCVWAEVAPMQIARSGSAACILKGKIYVIGGWHASTENTDKVECYDPKTNKWTMCAPMKERRYRPGVAVVDGKIYVLGGEEGWDRYHDTIERYCEESDSWEIVGEMPTSRSWLSCVSLQLRKDTQVGSRPGTALETEFPVD, from the exons ATGGAAATTATGGCTGTGAACCTGCTGGCCACCTCTCCGTCCACCTCCACGCTCCCTCCGTCTCCGTGTGTGGAGGACTCCGGTTTCCCGTTGTCCTCTCTGGACAGCGAAGACTACGTGTTTGTGGAAACGCGGCATCCCAACAAAGTGCTGGAGGGTTTGAACAGCTTGCGGCTCAATAACGCCTTCTGCGATGTGACTCTGTGCTGCGGAGGGCAGGAGTTTCCCTGTCACCGCATTGTACTGGCCTCCTTCAGCTCTTATTTTCAG GCCATGTTCTCCACCGACCTGATGGAGTCTCGTCAGGAGCGGGTGGCCATCAACGGCGTGGAGCCCCAGATGATCGGCATGCTGGTGAGCTACGCCTACACAGCAGAGGTGGTGATCTCCAAGGCGAACGTGCAGGCGCTCCTGGCGGCCGCCAATCTGCTGGACGTGATGGCGGTGCGGGAGGCCTGCTGCAGGTTCATGGAGCGACAGATGGACGAGATGAACTGTGTGGGCATCCACTGCTTCGCCGAGGCGCACTCGTGCCGAGAGCTGGAGCGACGCAGCATGGAGTACATCCAGCAGCACTTCAGCACCGTTTGCCAACAG GAGGAGTTTCTGTCTCTTTGTGCCGATAAACTGACCGAGATCGTTTCAAGTGACCATCTGAATGTGCCGAAAGAGGAGACGGTGTTTGAGGCGGCCGTCGTGTGGCTGGAGAAGAACCCTTCACGCAGACAGAGCTTCGAGAAG GTTCTGGAGCACATCAGACTGCCCCTAATCAGTCCGTACTACATTCACGACGTCATCGAGACTCTGGACGTTGTGAAGGAGTCGCTCAAGTGCCAGAAGCTGATCTCTGAAGCCAAGGACTATCTACTGCTGCAGGACCGCAGAGGAGAGCTGTACAGCCCTCGAGCGCGACCCCGGCGAGCAACAG GCACAGCTGAGGTGATTGTGACCGTGGGAGGAGAAGACGATAAGGTTGTTCTACGCAGCGTGGAGAGTTTCGATCCCCTCACCAGTCAGTGGAAGAGCCTGGCCTGCCTGCCCTTCGCCGTCAGCAAACACGGCTTGGTCGTGTCTG GCTCCATGCTGTATTTGGCTGGCGGCGAGTTCCCAGACGGCTCGGCCAGCAGAGAGATGTGGCGTTATGACCCGTGTTTCGACTCCTGGACAGAGATGGCACCCATGAACGTGGCTAGATCAGAACTAG GGTTGGTGATGCTGGATGGATACGTCTTTGCTGTGGGAGGCTGGGAAGGCCGTTCTCGCCTGGACTCTGTCGAGTGTTACAATCCTCAGACGAACACTTGGCAGTTTATGGAATCGGTCAAGATGGCGGTCACCAGTCCGGCTGTGGTGGCGCTGGATGGATTGCTCTATGTGACAG GAGGTGCTGTTTTAGAAGACGGCGACGGCACAAACTTGGCGCAAGTGTACAACCCTAAAACGTGCGTGTGGGCAGAGGTGGCGCCCATGCAGATCGCCCGCTCTGGATCTGCTGCCTGCATCCTGAAGGGCAAGATATATGTCATAG GTGGCTGGCACGCGTCCACCGAGAACACTGATAAGGTGGAGTGCTACGACCCCAAGACCAACAAGTGGACCATGTGTGCTCCCATGAAGGAGAGGCGTTATCGGCCCGGCGTGGCGGTGGTGGACGGAAAGATTTACGTTTTAGGAGGAGAGGAGGGATGGGACAG GTACCATGACACTATAGAGCGGTACTGTGAGGAGTCGGACAGCTGGGAGATCGTCGGAGAGATGCCCACCAGCCGAAGCTGGCTGAGCTGTGTCTCTCTGCAGCTCCGGAAGGACACTCAGGTGGGCAGCCGTCCCGGCACTGCCTTGGAGACGGAGTTTCCCGTGGACTGA